Genomic DNA from Nitratidesulfovibrio vulgaris str. Hildenborough:
GCGGGCGCGGGTACTTACGGCGATAAGGCTTCCAAGCCCGGAACTGTCGAGATAGGTGACGCCTGCAAGGTCGAGGGCCACATCGGTGACCCCTTGCGTCGACAGTGCCTCTTCAAGCTCACCGCGCAGGTGCTGCGCATTGGCGAGTGTCAACTCGCCGGAAAGGACGGCTACGATGACGTTGCCGTGGTGTTGCAGGTCGATGGCTGCCATGCTGCCTCCGGGATATGTATCGTTGCGCGCAGTACTGTCTTGCCGTCACGACGTTCAAGTACGCAGTCTTCTGAAAGTTTCCCGATGATCCTGAGCCCGTGGCCCGATTCGCCGAAATGCGGAGGCTGCTTGCCGCCCACAGGGCCGACGCCCCAGTCCGTGACATGAATGGTCACGGATGTACGAGGTTGAACATCTACTTCAACGAGCATATCACCTTCGGCCCCGCCGGGATAGGCGTGGCGGATGACGTTCGCACAGGCCTCTCCAAGAATGATCTCCAGAGTCTTGAGCGTGTCGCAATCGCACAACCATGGCGAAAGTACCTCGAGCACCTGACATACGAGGGGGCGATAGCTTTCCAGCGTGGCGGGGGCTTTGAACGCGCAGACCCTCATCATGCCTCCTCCTTGCGTTCGATATAGAGGGCGGTGACGTCATCGGGCCATGTCGGGGGTTCGCCAAAGGTGGTGGAGATGTCCTCGCGTAACGATGAAAGCACATCACCGCCACGCCGCATCGTGGCTTCTGCCAGCGACAGGAAGCGGTCGATGCCAAGTCGGCGTCCACTCGCGGTGGCGCAATCGTGAAAACCGTCGGTATACAGCAACAGGCGTGTACCCGGTGTGAAGGGCACAAGCCGTTCCGTTTCCCGCACGCCGAAGAAACCGAGCCGCGGAGTCGTTCCGGAAAGCCGCATGGTCGTCCCGTCAGGGTGGCGAAGAAGGGCGGGGCAGTGTCCGGCGTTGACGTACCGGAGTGTGTTGCCCCTGAGGTCGAGGTCAGCTGCGAAGAGCGTGACGAAGTCCGGCTCGTTGCCGACCACATCCAGCAGGTTGGTGTTGATCTCGAGCAGCATGTCCGTGAGCGGCGTATTCGCGGCATGGCTGGCGTGGAACAGCGTGCGCACCATGGTCATGAGAACGGCGGAACGGGCGCCATGCCCGGAGGCGTCGGCGATGACGACCCGTAGTCTGTCTTCTCCGGGCAACAGGAAATGGTCGAAGTAGTCGCCGCTGGCTTCTGTGGAGGGCTGGTAGAAACTGTCGATGCGCAGCGACGCAAGGTAGGGTGTGTAGGCTGGCAGCAGCCTCATCTGCAGGTCTGCCACGAGCCGCATCTCCTCTTCGATGCGGCGTGTGTAGGCCCGAAGGCGTCGTGAAAGACGCGCCTGCCGCAAGGCGACGGCGACACGGGCGGTCAGTTCCGCCTGGTCCACAGGAAGCCGGAGAAAGTCGTCTGCGCCGGCACGGCTTGCCTCCAGACGTTCCAGCACAGCGGCTTCGTCGCTCAGCACGAGGATGAACGTATCGTCAAGATGCGGTTCGGAACGGAAGGCCCGAAGCAGGGCAAGGGCTTCGCCGTCGGTGGACGAGGCATCGAGCAGGATGAGAGCGGGGCGGAAGGAGAGGGCCAACTCCATACCGACGTCGTGACTGTCGGCGATGAGCAGGCGACGCGTTTCGGAGATGTGCGTCACCAGCGCATCACGCACCAGTGCCGAGTCGGTGATGATCAGGAGCGGGCTTTCATCCTGCAACGCTGGCCTCCGGGAAGAGTTCGGCATCGTCAAGGCAAAGGGTCACAGGGCCCCAGTTGATGAGGCTCACATGCATCAAGGCCCCGAAGATGCCTGAAGATACCCGTCCGGGCAGCCTCGCGTCAATGTCGTGGACGAGTCGTTCGTAGAGATTCCGGGCCGTGTCCGGAGGGGCCGCTGTCTGGAATGATGGGCGGCGGCCCCGGCGCAGGTCGGCATAGAGCGTGAACTGCGAGACAAGCAGCACCTCTCCGCCGTGTTCGCGCAGACTGCGGTTCATGCGCCCCTCTGCATCGGGGAAGATGCGCAGGTCGATGAGCTTGTCGCACATGGCGTTCCAGCGGCGGCTGTCTGGCAGGGTCTCGTCGTCGTCCTTGCCGAACCCGGCGAGGACCAGCAGCCCTGTTCCGATGGTGGCTACCGGGGTGTCGTCCACCCGCACCCCGGCCTCCAGAACGCGCTGGACGACAAGCCTCACGGGGCTAGTCCTCCCCGTTTCCGGCAGGAGCGTTCTTGAGACGCTCTTCTTCTTCGGCACGCAGGATGCGACGCAACACCTTGCCCACGATGGTCTTGGGCAACTCGTTACGGAATTCGACCTGCTTGGGCACCTTGTAATTGGCCAGTTGTTCTCGGCAGTGGGCCACTATCTCGGCCTTGGTGAGCTTCACACCCTCGCGCGGCACGATGTAGGCCTTGATGATCTCGCCCCGGGTGGCGTGCGGAACGCCCACCGTGACCGCTTCCTTCACCTTTGGGTGCTCGTGAAGGACTTCATCGATTTCACGCGGGTAGACGTTGTAGCCACCCACGATGATCATGTCCTTCTTGCGGTCGACGATGAAGAAGTAGCCGTCTTCATCCATGGTGGCGATGTCGCCGGTGTACAACCAGCCGTTGCGCAGGGTGTTGGCCGTCTCGTCAGGGCGGTTGAGGTAGCCCTGCATGACCTGCGGGCCGCGAATGATGAGTTCGCCTATCTTGCCGGGGGGCAGGGGCACGAGACCCACCTCCATGTCGACGACCCGTGCCTCCGTGTCCGGAAAGGGCACGCCGATGGAACCGGGTTTCTGGACGCCGTGGATGGGGTTGAGGTGCGTGACCGGAGAAGCCTCTGTGAGGCCGAAGCCTTCGATGACCTGTGCGCCCGTCAGTTCATGGAAGCGGCGGATGTGCTCCAGCGGCATGGGGGCGGAACCGGAGATGCAGTACTTGATGGATTTGAGGTCGAATTCTCCGACGTCCTTCTGCTGCATGAGCGAGATGTAGATGGAGGGCGCACCCGGAAAGATCGTGGGCTTGTGCTTGTCGATACCAACCAGCACGTCGCGCGGCACATAGCGCGGGAAGGGGATGATGGTCGCGCCGAGTGCGGTTGGCAGCGTCAGGCAGGTGGTCAGCCCGTAGACATGGAAGTAGGGCATGAGGCCAAGGAAGGTGTGGCGCATCCGGGTGCTTTCACCAAGGATGGCCTTGATCTGCTGTACGTTCACCGAAAGGTTGTAGTGCGTGAGCATGACACCTTTCGATATGCCCGTGGTGCCCCCGGTGTACTGGAGCAGGGCGAGGGCTTCACGCGGGTTCTCCACCTTGGCGGAGTAGCCTTCCTTCTTCTTGAACAGGGTCTTCCACGGGATGACGGTCTCCCCGTCGAAGGGTACGTCACGCCATGTCCCCTCCCGTTTGGCCTTGAAACGGTAGAGCAGGTTCAGCGGGAACCCGAGGGCGTCGCTGATGCGGGTGATGAAGAACTTGCGGATGCCCAGCCTGTCGCGCAGGGGCTCTATCTTGGGCCAGACGAGGTCGAGGGCGATCATGTATTCCGCGCCGGAGTCGTGAATCTGGTGCACCAGCTCCTTTTCCATATAGAGCGGGTTGGTCATCACCACGGTGCAACCGGCCTTGAGCAGTCCCCAGAAGGCGATGATGGCCTGCGGGACGTTGGGAAGCATGACCGAGACCCTGTCCCCCGGCAATACGCCCTGTGCCCTCAGGTTGGCGGCGAAGCGCTCTGCGAGCAGGCGCAGTTTCGCGTAGGAGACCTTGTAGTTGCGGAAGATGATGGCGGTCTGCTTCGGGTGCCTTTCCGCCGCTTCGTCGAGGAAGGCGAAGAGGGGGGCGACCTCGTAGTCGATGCGGGCCGGAACATCCTTGTCGTAGCTTTGCAGCCAGGGCATTTCGCGGGTGGCGGTATCGTGCATCATGCGTGGTTCCGTGATCCGTTGCTACGGCGGAAGGCTAGTGTTCTCGGGATGTGGAAAACGATTCGACGGGTGTACTATGACGACACTGGCAAGGGCAAGTGGCGGTGGGCCCTAGCACGGGCCTTGTCCTCTACGGCATCGGTCTCAGACCGGTGACGGCGGCGATGGCCTTGATGCCCCTCTTCTCACCTGTGAAGCCGAGACCCTCTTCCGTGGTAGCCTTGAAGTTGACACTGGTGACAGGCAAATCGAGCAGCCTTGCGACATTGGCGCGAATCTTGTCGCGCCACGGGGACAGCTTCGGAACCTGGGCCACGATGGTGAGGTCTACGTGGGTGAGACGCAACCGTGCCTCGTGGGTCATGTGCAACACCCTGTCGAGAAGCATGGCGGAGTTGGCGTTGTCGAACGCGGCGTCGCTGTCGGGAAAGTGTAGCCCTATGTCACCTGCGCCGATGCAGCCGAGAAGGGCGTCGGCAAGCGCATGCAGCAGGACATCACCGTCGGAGTGGGCCACGACCTCGGGCCCTTCCGGGATTAGGACGCCGCCAAGCTTCATGGGGCGCCCCTCGCCGTAGCGATGGACATCGTAGCCCCACCCTACGCACGGCACGGTGACTTGAGGCTCATTTGCATCGAGCATGGCGAGGTCCTCCGGGGTGGTAATCTTGGCGTTGACGACTTCGCCTGCGACGATGCGCACGGGAATGCCGCACCGTTCAAGCAGGGCCGCGTCATCGGTGACGTTCCAGCCTGCCGTGCGGGCCGTCTCGTGCGCGGTGGAAAGTGCTTTCAGCGTGAA
This window encodes:
- a CDS encoding STAS domain-containing protein, coding for MAAIDLQHHGNVIVAVLSGELTLANAQHLRGELEEALSTQGVTDVALDLAGVTYLDSSGLGSLIAVSTRARASGCRILLYRPSKEVHKLLDAAQLSGLFPLLEDEDDLLTLLPD
- a CDS encoding ATP-binding protein, with the protein product MMRVCAFKAPATLESYRPLVCQVLEVLSPWLCDCDTLKTLEIILGEACANVIRHAYPGGAEGDMLVEVDVQPRTSVTIHVTDWGVGPVGGKQPPHFGESGHGLRIIGKLSEDCVLERRDGKTVLRATIHIPEAAWQPSTCNTTATSS
- a CDS encoding PP2C family protein-serine/threonine phosphatase; the encoded protein is MQDESPLLIITDSALVRDALVTHISETRRLLIADSHDVGMELALSFRPALILLDASSTDGEALALLRAFRSEPHLDDTFILVLSDEAAVLERLEASRAGADDFLRLPVDQAELTARVAVALRQARLSRRLRAYTRRIEEEMRLVADLQMRLLPAYTPYLASLRIDSFYQPSTEASGDYFDHFLLPGEDRLRVVIADASGHGARSAVLMTMVRTLFHASHAANTPLTDMLLEINTNLLDVVGNEPDFVTLFAADLDLRGNTLRYVNAGHCPALLRHPDGTTMRLSGTTPRLGFFGVRETERLVPFTPGTRLLLYTDGFHDCATASGRRLGIDRFLSLAEATMRRGGDVLSSLREDISTTFGEPPTWPDDVTALYIERKEEA
- the dtd gene encoding D-aminoacyl-tRNA deacylase; this encodes MRLVVQRVLEAGVRVDDTPVATIGTGLLVLAGFGKDDDETLPDSRRWNAMCDKLIDLRIFPDAEGRMNRSLREHGGEVLLVSQFTLYADLRRGRRPSFQTAAPPDTARNLYERLVHDIDARLPGRVSSGIFGALMHVSLINWGPVTLCLDDAELFPEASVAG
- a CDS encoding long-chain-fatty-acid--CoA ligase — translated: MMHDTATREMPWLQSYDKDVPARIDYEVAPLFAFLDEAAERHPKQTAIIFRNYKVSYAKLRLLAERFAANLRAQGVLPGDRVSVMLPNVPQAIIAFWGLLKAGCTVVMTNPLYMEKELVHQIHDSGAEYMIALDLVWPKIEPLRDRLGIRKFFITRISDALGFPLNLLYRFKAKREGTWRDVPFDGETVIPWKTLFKKKEGYSAKVENPREALALLQYTGGTTGISKGVMLTHYNLSVNVQQIKAILGESTRMRHTFLGLMPYFHVYGLTTCLTLPTALGATIIPFPRYVPRDVLVGIDKHKPTIFPGAPSIYISLMQQKDVGEFDLKSIKYCISGSAPMPLEHIRRFHELTGAQVIEGFGLTEASPVTHLNPIHGVQKPGSIGVPFPDTEARVVDMEVGLVPLPPGKIGELIIRGPQVMQGYLNRPDETANTLRNGWLYTGDIATMDEDGYFFIVDRKKDMIIVGGYNVYPREIDEVLHEHPKVKEAVTVGVPHATRGEIIKAYIVPREGVKLTKAEIVAHCREQLANYKVPKQVEFRNELPKTIVGKVLRRILRAEEEERLKNAPAGNGED
- the ispD gene encoding 2-C-methyl-D-erythritol 4-phosphate cytidylyltransferase yields the protein MRTWVLLLAAGSGTRLATAGLPDAKQFLPLHGAPLYWASARTMAHVAGIEGIVFVFPPHRVEEERARISALDDGSVLGLDWHVVGGGAARQDSVACGLAALPRSCEAVLVHDAARPFASPALVARVLSALHDGHAGVVPGIPLTDTVKETTDGFVANTPDRSRLVAVQTPQGFTLKALSTAHETARTAGWNVTDDAALLERCGIPVRIVAGEVVNAKITTPEDLAMLDANEPQVTVPCVGWGYDVHRYGEGRPMKLGGVLIPEGPEVVAHSDGDVLLHALADALLGCIGAGDIGLHFPDSDAAFDNANSAMLLDRVLHMTHEARLRLTHVDLTIVAQVPKLSPWRDKIRANVARLLDLPVTSVNFKATTEEGLGFTGEKRGIKAIAAVTGLRPMP